A single Phycisphaeraceae bacterium DNA region contains:
- a CDS encoding uracil-DNA glycosylase yields the protein MPPPAQSVIEPKPGDRLGLLVRQHAETARLMGVDFVPAYRRSPAAVAATPAVAPEPATVQPAAAPQAPVPATSPPPVATATTAASRRDRADNQRRLDELRERYEREAPHKQFVTAFTKIVFGEGDAAARLMFIGEAPGAEEDKTGRPFVGRAGQLLDKMIEAMGLRREDVYIANVLKTRPPNNATPTTEECAKCAPFLFQQVEIIRPEVIVTLGLPATRTVLNSDETMSRLRGRWGAFRLSRSGLPGLDPAAAIPVMPTYHPAFLLRSYTRENREKVWSDLQQARDRLGQNPN from the coding sequence ATGCCTCCTCCAGCCCAGAGCGTCATCGAACCGAAACCGGGCGATCGCCTCGGTCTCTTGGTGCGCCAGCACGCCGAAACCGCGCGCCTGATGGGCGTCGACTTTGTGCCCGCCTACCGCCGGTCCCCCGCGGCAGTCGCCGCGACACCCGCCGTGGCGCCCGAGCCGGCCACGGTCCAGCCCGCCGCCGCTCCCCAGGCTCCGGTACCCGCCACGTCGCCGCCGCCCGTTGCGACAGCCACAACCGCGGCGTCCCGCCGCGACCGCGCCGACAACCAGCGCCGCCTTGACGAGCTGCGCGAGCGTTACGAGCGCGAAGCGCCGCATAAGCAGTTTGTGACCGCATTTACAAAGATCGTCTTCGGGGAAGGCGACGCCGCCGCCCGTCTCATGTTCATCGGCGAGGCCCCCGGCGCGGAAGAGGACAAAACCGGCCGGCCCTTCGTCGGCCGGGCTGGCCAGTTGCTCGACAAGATGATCGAGGCCATGGGCCTTCGCCGCGAGGATGTCTACATCGCCAACGTGCTCAAGACCCGCCCCCCGAACAACGCCACGCCCACCACCGAGGAGTGCGCCAAGTGCGCGCCGTTCCTCTTCCAGCAGGTCGAGATCATCCGCCCGGAGGTCATCGTGACCCTCGGACTCCCGGCGACACGGACCGTGCTGAACTCCGATGAGACGATGAGCCGGCTTCGTGGCCGGTGGGGGGCATTCCGGCTCAGCCGATCCGGCTTGCCCGGGCTTGATCCCGCGGCAGCCATCCCGGTCATGCCCACGTACCACCCGGCGTTCCTGCTCCGGTCCTACACCCGGGAAAACCGCGAAAAAGTCTGGTCCGATCTGCAGCAGGCCCGGGATCGGCTCGGCCAGAATCCCAACTAG
- a CDS encoding copper-binding protein, producing the protein MSENRSQFLGRAVGRLCTCLLLAGGMLSGCEKQPAPAPAAKDASDARTYVVRGRVESLPVAGVADSEFEVHHEAIPEFVGRTGKLGMSSMVMPFPLGSGVSVADVAVGDVVEVTFVVTYTPRTRFEATRVRRLPPDTVLNFGRADGGEAPAKH; encoded by the coding sequence ATGAGTGAGAATCGAAGCCAGTTCCTCGGGCGGGCCGTGGGACGGTTGTGTACGTGCCTGCTGCTTGCCGGGGGGATGCTGTCGGGCTGCGAGAAGCAGCCGGCTCCAGCGCCGGCTGCCAAGGACGCCTCGGATGCCCGGACCTATGTGGTCCGCGGACGAGTGGAGTCGCTCCCGGTCGCGGGCGTCGCGGACAGCGAGTTCGAGGTGCACCACGAGGCGATCCCCGAGTTTGTCGGGCGGACGGGGAAACTCGGGATGTCGTCGATGGTCATGCCGTTCCCGCTTGGGTCGGGGGTGTCGGTCGCTGACGTCGCGGTGGGTGACGTCGTGGAGGTGACGTTTGTGGTCACCTACACGCCGCGGACTCGATTTGAGGCGACTCGGGTGCGCCGGCTTCCGCCTGACACGGTGCTGAACTTTGGCCGCGCCGATGGTGGCGAGGCGCCGGCCAAGCACTAG
- the amrB gene encoding AmmeMemoRadiSam system protein B — translation MSETAPNGGQGAQPVFNPSAPHQNQPKLRAVRAFGVQAEEQGTGRKIPMMGVSDARQISDKVVFTTPGAQLILPKMDGAHTLDQIVAEVGQGLTRPIVEQLVAQLDDAGLLDGPVFEGMLKTMREEYDGLSVLPPATTAAFADALVMQSVGKDATEADKTEQGPRLLRQALDQFIATALKDAANPSFESLPKAIVAPHLDYPRGWFNYGAVYGRLRVVDRPDRVVILGTNHFGLSTGVTACDKGFSTPLGTCELDEPLLKALVSRLGDGLLANRYDHEREHSIELHVPWIQHVFGGGGPGGEGGAGEYPTVLGVLVHDPAVNNGESYDGNGIAVQPFAEALRAAIAELPGKTLIVSSADLSHVGPGFGDQVALAGEAKEAVDFRNKVVAHDREMLDLVVKKKPGDLISAMAWQQNPTRWCSTGNLVATLLTVAPERVDLLNYGGAMDQQGMQMVTSAAIAMY, via the coding sequence ATGAGCGAAACTGCACCCAACGGCGGCCAAGGTGCCCAGCCGGTGTTCAACCCTTCCGCACCCCATCAGAACCAGCCCAAACTGCGGGCGGTCCGGGCTTTCGGTGTTCAGGCCGAGGAGCAGGGGACCGGCCGGAAGATCCCGATGATGGGCGTTTCAGACGCCAGACAGATCTCGGACAAAGTTGTCTTTACGACCCCCGGCGCCCAACTCATCCTTCCCAAAATGGATGGGGCGCACACCCTTGATCAGATTGTTGCTGAGGTTGGCCAGGGCCTGACCCGACCCATTGTGGAGCAACTGGTCGCCCAGTTGGACGATGCCGGGCTGCTCGACGGCCCCGTCTTTGAGGGGATGCTCAAGACGATGCGGGAGGAGTACGACGGCCTCTCCGTGCTTCCCCCAGCAACAACCGCCGCGTTCGCGGATGCGCTGGTGATGCAGAGCGTCGGGAAGGACGCAACCGAGGCCGACAAGACAGAGCAAGGGCCCCGGCTGCTCCGGCAGGCCCTTGATCAGTTCATCGCGACGGCCCTCAAGGACGCCGCGAATCCCAGCTTTGAGTCGCTGCCGAAGGCGATTGTGGCGCCCCACCTTGATTACCCGCGAGGCTGGTTCAACTACGGGGCGGTCTACGGACGGCTCCGGGTGGTCGACCGCCCCGACCGGGTCGTGATCCTCGGCACCAACCACTTTGGCCTGAGCACGGGGGTGACGGCCTGCGACAAGGGCTTCTCGACGCCCCTCGGGACCTGCGAACTCGATGAACCGCTGCTGAAGGCCCTGGTCTCTCGACTCGGCGACGGCCTCCTGGCCAACCGTTACGACCATGAACGCGAGCATTCGATCGAGTTGCATGTGCCGTGGATCCAGCATGTCTTTGGCGGTGGCGGGCCCGGTGGAGAGGGAGGGGCTGGGGAATATCCCACGGTGCTGGGGGTGCTGGTCCACGATCCGGCTGTTAACAATGGTGAGTCCTACGACGGGAATGGAATCGCCGTGCAGCCATTCGCAGAGGCCCTGCGGGCGGCGATCGCGGAACTCCCAGGGAAAACCCTCATCGTCTCGTCGGCCGACCTGAGCCACGTTGGCCCTGGTTTCGGGGACCAGGTCGCACTGGCCGGCGAGGCCAAGGAGGCCGTCGACTTCCGCAACAAGGTCGTGGCGCACGACCGCGAGATGCTCGACCTGGTTGTCAAGAAGAAGCCCGGTGACCTCATCTCCGCCATGGCGTGGCAGCAGAATCCCACCCGATGGTGCTCCACGGGGAACCTCGTCGCCACTCTCCTGACGGTCGCGCCGGAACGCGTGGACCTGCTGAACTACGGCGGGGCCATGGACCAGCAGGGGATGCAGATGGTGACCAGCGCCGCGATTGCAATGTACTAG
- the pilM gene encoding type IV pilus assembly protein PilM, protein MAASNVCWGIELGAGALKALKLLRVGDGVEVQEWVEIPHKRVLSAPDLDVTEANRLAISTLTSQHDLTGATIAVSVPGHSAFARFAKLPPVDPKKIKDIVKFEAMQQIPFPLEEVEWDYQTFVSKDSPDVEVGIFAMTRERVMERLSLWAEAGITPDIVTLSPVAVYNAVAFDQAFSEKTPGTVILDVGTTSTDLIVAEPGRMWIRTFPIGGHQFTEALVSAFKLSYLKAEKLKREAEASKHARHVFQAMRPVFGDLAQDVQRSIGYYQSLQKDANLTRLIGLGSTFSLPGLRKYLSQQLQMEVVRLENFSRLKLDDARDIELQAAASRMSTCYGLALQGLGLQTCTANLMPVKVIRDAMWKRKVKWFGLAAGLAVVGGVASFARYFMDKPQVDNAGRSQQVEQVKNEIRVLNAKWQEATKDAKDDFRAANAANLLSRREVYAYLLDDFGQIMVDAQKKAIEGGAKEGSSQAVGFIFRRWDTNYGAGPGGGGGMDSPMDERSGRRGGRTAAPPAFDQPAAAPSPRIGVTLEVETTQPNPDRFVRTTVVQWLADHADGAARAGVPYTYDVGSILMTNKGQRQIAEAEKPADEGGTPQPQPMGERPPAGRIGGKGAGGGQPIGDGVAPSRPGGSGTVGSANLAGVAPLPKAPPIAEPGSTVTTYQVYVEAIPRDPNAAKTEAKTEANP, encoded by the coding sequence ATGGCGGCATCAAACGTCTGCTGGGGTATTGAACTCGGCGCGGGCGCGCTCAAGGCGCTCAAGCTGTTGCGCGTGGGCGACGGGGTGGAGGTCCAGGAGTGGGTGGAGATCCCGCACAAACGGGTGCTCTCGGCGCCGGACCTGGATGTGACCGAGGCCAACCGGCTCGCGATCAGCACGCTGACGAGCCAGCACGACCTGACCGGGGCCACGATCGCCGTAAGCGTGCCCGGCCACTCCGCGTTCGCCCGGTTCGCCAAGCTCCCGCCGGTCGATCCGAAGAAGATCAAGGACATCGTCAAGTTCGAGGCGATGCAGCAGATCCCCTTCCCGCTCGAAGAAGTCGAGTGGGACTACCAGACGTTCGTCAGCAAGGACTCCCCCGACGTCGAGGTGGGCATCTTCGCGATGACACGCGAGCGCGTGATGGAGCGGCTGAGCCTCTGGGCCGAGGCGGGGATCACCCCCGACATCGTGACGCTCAGCCCTGTCGCCGTGTACAACGCGGTCGCCTTCGACCAGGCCTTCAGCGAGAAGACCCCGGGCACCGTCATCCTCGACGTGGGCACGACCAGCACCGACCTGATCGTCGCCGAGCCGGGCCGCATGTGGATCCGCACGTTCCCGATCGGCGGCCACCAGTTCACCGAGGCGCTCGTGAGCGCCTTCAAACTCAGCTACCTCAAGGCCGAGAAACTCAAGCGAGAGGCCGAGGCGAGCAAACACGCCCGGCACGTGTTCCAGGCCATGCGGCCGGTCTTCGGCGACCTCGCCCAGGACGTGCAGCGATCGATCGGCTACTACCAATCGCTCCAGAAGGATGCCAACCTCACTCGCCTGATCGGCCTGGGAAGCACCTTCAGCCTACCCGGCCTGCGGAAGTACCTCAGCCAGCAGCTCCAGATGGAAGTCGTCCGCCTGGAGAACTTCTCCAGGTTGAAACTCGACGATGCCCGCGATATCGAGCTCCAGGCCGCCGCGAGCCGCATGTCGACCTGCTACGGCCTCGCCCTGCAGGGCCTGGGTCTGCAGACGTGCACGGCCAACCTCATGCCTGTGAAGGTCATTCGGGACGCGATGTGGAAGCGAAAGGTCAAGTGGTTCGGCCTCGCCGCGGGCCTCGCGGTGGTGGGCGGCGTCGCGTCGTTCGCCCGCTACTTCATGGACAAGCCGCAGGTCGACAACGCGGGCCGCTCGCAGCAGGTCGAGCAGGTCAAGAACGAGATCCGCGTGCTGAACGCCAAGTGGCAGGAGGCCACCAAGGACGCCAAGGACGATTTCCGCGCCGCCAACGCGGCCAACCTCCTCTCGCGGCGAGAGGTCTACGCCTACCTGCTTGATGACTTCGGGCAGATCATGGTCGACGCTCAGAAGAAGGCGATCGAGGGCGGCGCGAAGGAAGGATCCTCGCAGGCAGTCGGGTTCATCTTCCGCAGGTGGGACACCAACTACGGCGCCGGCCCGGGCGGCGGCGGGGGCATGGATTCGCCGATGGACGAGCGCAGCGGCCGCCGCGGCGGTCGCACGGCTGCGCCGCCTGCGTTCGATCAGCCGGCCGCGGCCCCTTCGCCGCGCATCGGCGTGACGCTCGAGGTCGAGACGACCCAGCCCAACCCGGACCGGTTTGTGCGCACGACCGTGGTGCAGTGGCTCGCCGATCACGCAGACGGCGCCGCGCGGGCGGGGGTGCCCTACACCTACGACGTCGGTTCCATCCTCATGACCAACAAGGGCCAGCGGCAGATCGCCGAGGCCGAGAAGCCCGCGGACGAGGGCGGCACACCCCAGCCTCAGCCGATGGGCGAGCGGCCCCCGGCGGGCCGGATCGGCGGCAAGGGCGCCGGTGGCGGCCAGCCGATAGGAGATGGCGTCGCGCCGTCGCGCCCCGGCGGTTCGGGCACAGTCGGCTCCGCCAACCTGGCCGGCGTTGCGCCGCTCCCCAAGGCCCCGCCGATCGCCGAGCCGGGCTCCACTGTCACCACGTATCAGGTCTACGTCGAGGCCATCCCGCGTGACCCCAACGCCGCGAAGACCGAGGCAAAGACGGAGGCCAACCCATGA
- a CDS encoding DUF2330 domain-containing protein — MPTRFSLLFAALVTALLFCHDPVHADGKVFARVVTTTIPDQEALVYFKDGVETLAIETRFVVDGPATTDQPAADSEFAWVVPVPGAGGIPEVSATTRGVFPTLRHVFSPRVISNTDGIWVAAIALSLPFLLGCCVRFRSPVIITGMTLLSLILCVMLALPALGRARSMLPAADGVEVLERSFVGSFDVAIIAGDPSVPAADSGANLAAWLRTNHFDLPPGVESVLADYAARGWVFVASRLGASDSGPGARLAPHPLVFRFRTPEAVYPLVLTGTGGTSLAVDLYVFGDGLAAADGFRAVRCAPDVVSAPVDSTGWRPSIREPRIAHEELRRLVPESTTLTKLTATLTPDQMRRDATIRFEPPKDIGREVYSYGAAASVAAGYGGAVLVVASLVLAMLCVASRAGTAKGRIGSLMVVLASAAVAVGWYVTLPTAPTERASRPTSPNLRNASEAVSTEIARAREADSDFTPTADWIRARLAAAVESDARSRPPGRPARQVREEDSPFNYSVREAAPGRFELVTFDAYGVAEEPSAVFE, encoded by the coding sequence ATGCCTACTCGTTTCTCGCTGTTGTTTGCTGCATTGGTCACGGCCCTCCTGTTCTGCCACGACCCCGTTCACGCTGACGGCAAGGTCTTCGCCCGAGTCGTGACCACGACGATCCCCGACCAGGAGGCGCTTGTTTACTTCAAGGACGGCGTCGAGACCCTCGCGATCGAGACCCGCTTTGTCGTTGATGGTCCGGCAACAACCGACCAGCCCGCCGCCGACAGTGAGTTTGCTTGGGTGGTCCCTGTCCCCGGCGCCGGGGGGATCCCGGAGGTCTCGGCGACCACCCGCGGCGTATTCCCGACGCTTCGCCATGTCTTCTCGCCCCGGGTCATCAGCAACACCGATGGCATTTGGGTCGCGGCGATCGCGTTGTCGCTGCCCTTTCTGCTTGGTTGCTGCGTTCGCTTCCGTTCGCCGGTCATAATCACCGGCATGACCCTCTTGTCGCTGATCCTCTGCGTGATGCTCGCGTTGCCCGCGCTTGGGAGGGCGCGATCAATGCTACCCGCGGCGGATGGTGTCGAAGTTCTAGAGCGTTCATTTGTGGGTTCGTTCGACGTTGCGATCATCGCCGGTGACCCGTCGGTGCCAGCGGCCGATTCCGGCGCGAACCTCGCGGCGTGGTTGAGGACCAACCACTTCGACCTCCCGCCAGGTGTTGAGTCTGTTCTTGCCGACTACGCCGCGCGGGGCTGGGTCTTCGTCGCATCGCGTCTGGGGGCGTCTGATTCCGGGCCGGGAGCACGGCTCGCCCCGCATCCTCTTGTGTTCAGATTCAGGACTCCAGAGGCCGTGTATCCGCTCGTCCTCACCGGGACCGGCGGGACTTCTCTCGCGGTCGACCTCTATGTCTTCGGCGACGGCCTTGCCGCGGCGGACGGCTTTCGCGCAGTCCGGTGCGCCCCCGATGTCGTCAGCGCGCCCGTTGATTCGACGGGATGGCGCCCGAGTATCCGTGAGCCCAGGATCGCGCACGAAGAGCTCCGCCGGCTCGTGCCGGAGTCGACCACACTGACCAAACTCACGGCGACGCTCACGCCGGACCAGATGCGTCGCGATGCGACCATCCGCTTCGAGCCGCCGAAGGACATCGGCCGCGAGGTGTACTCCTACGGGGCCGCGGCGTCCGTTGCGGCCGGCTATGGTGGCGCCGTCCTCGTGGTCGCATCCTTGGTGCTGGCAATGCTGTGCGTCGCCAGTCGTGCCGGGACGGCCAAGGGCCGTATCGGGAGCCTGATGGTGGTGCTGGCGTCAGCCGCGGTCGCGGTGGGATGGTACGTGACGCTCCCCACCGCGCCGACGGAACGGGCGAGCCGACCGACTTCCCCAAACCTTCGGAACGCGAGCGAGGCAGTCTCAACTGAGATCGCGCGAGCTCGAGAGGCGGATTCGGACTTCACGCCGACAGCGGATTGGATCCGCGCCCGGCTAGCGGCCGCGGTCGAGTCAGACGCCCGAAGCCGCCCGCCCGGCCGCCCTGCCCGTCAGGTGAGAGAGGAAGACTCGCCCTTCAATTATTCCGTCCGAGAGGCGGCGCCGGGGAGGTTCGAGCTTGTCACGTTCGACGCGTACGGCGTTGCAGAGGAGCCGTCCGCGGTATTTGAATGA
- a CDS encoding DinB family protein: protein MLESIANRLAAFPPALKGAVGCVSADDARWKPQHPNYPKGAWSVLEIVCHLADEEVLDFRARLESVLRDPGSAWAPIDPEGRAVEQRYNEQELGPALERFERARAANVAWLRSQVAPDWSAVHRHPKFGPIAAGDLLVSWAAHDALHLRQIAKRLYQLAARDGSTFSTAYAGEWGA, encoded by the coding sequence ATGCTGGAATCCATCGCCAATCGACTCGCCGCGTTTCCGCCGGCCCTGAAGGGCGCGGTGGGGTGTGTCAGCGCGGATGATGCCCGCTGGAAGCCGCAACACCCCAACTATCCGAAGGGAGCCTGGTCCGTGCTCGAGATCGTCTGCCACCTGGCGGACGAGGAGGTGCTGGATTTCCGGGCGCGGCTGGAGTCGGTGCTGCGGGATCCGGGTTCGGCCTGGGCGCCGATCGACCCGGAGGGGCGGGCGGTTGAACAGCGGTACAACGAGCAGGAACTCGGGCCGGCGCTGGAGCGGTTCGAGCGGGCCCGCGCGGCGAACGTCGCGTGGCTGCGCTCGCAGGTCGCTCCCGACTGGTCGGCGGTGCACCGGCATCCGAAGTTCGGGCCGATCGCCGCGGGGGACCTGCTGGTGTCGTGGGCGGCGCATGATGCGTTGCACCTGAGACAGATCGCGAAGCGGCTGTACCAGCTGGCCGCGAGGGATGGCTCGACCTTTTCGACCGCGTACGCCGGGGAGTGGGGGGCGTAG
- the lexA gene encoding transcriptional repressor LexA — MNLTPKQLRILQLIRDSRLRRGFSPTMQELADEIGVSKVTVFEHVEALIKKGALVREPNKARSLSIAEGIAVPDESRPLHFPLVGRIAAGYPIEKIEDRDELDVMDIIGPRPGRPGSIFALRVQGESMRDEGILEGDYILVERADTAANGDRVVALLPNGETTLKTFYREDGRIRLQPANPEYQPIYVKDCKVQGIVRSVLRKY, encoded by the coding sequence ATGAACCTGACACCCAAGCAACTCCGCATTCTGCAACTTATCCGGGACTCACGCCTTCGCCGTGGCTTTTCCCCGACCATGCAGGAACTCGCCGACGAGATCGGCGTGAGCAAGGTCACCGTCTTCGAGCACGTCGAAGCGCTTATCAAGAAGGGCGCTTTGGTGCGCGAGCCGAACAAAGCTCGCTCTTTGTCGATCGCTGAGGGGATCGCCGTCCCCGATGAGTCCCGCCCGCTGCACTTCCCGCTCGTGGGCCGCATCGCCGCGGGCTACCCGATCGAGAAGATCGAGGACCGCGACGAACTCGACGTCATGGACATCATCGGCCCCCGCCCCGGCCGTCCCGGCTCCATCTTCGCCCTCCGAGTCCAGGGCGAGTCGATGCGCGATGAGGGGATCCTCGAGGGCGACTATATCCTCGTCGAACGGGCCGATACCGCGGCCAACGGCGACCGCGTCGTCGCGCTCCTCCCCAACGGCGAGACCACACTCAAGACCTTCTACCGCGAAGACGGCCGGATCCGCCTCCAGCCGGCCAACCCCGAGTACCAGCCCATCTACGTCAAGGACTGCAAGGTCCAGGGCATCGTCCGCAGCGTGCTCCGCAAGTACTGA
- a CDS encoding amidohydrolase, with protein sequence MPPAPTLIDLHTHILPRSWPDWTTRSGYAGWVDLAHETPSCAAMHRSCPDGSRRFFRRVDANCYDPAVRIAEMDRLAGPLSMQVLSTVPVMFSYWANPEHALDLSRLLNDHLAGICRDHPTRFAALGTIPLQSPDAACRELERCITDLGLRGVQIGTHVEASDRTGLANDWNLSEPALFPVFKLAADLGAAVFVHPWDMMGSAQMDKYWLPWLVGMPAEGARAIASVLFSGLLDRLPTLRICFAHGGGSFPGTVGRIGHGFDSRPDLCAIDTTTHPRDYLAKVQTNGTITPARFYVDSLTHDPDALRSLIRQFSAERIALGSDYPFPLGESVPGAMIRAMTDLDPSVRDQLLHRTAAEFLSL encoded by the coding sequence GTGCCCCCCGCCCCCACCCTCATCGACCTCCACACCCACATCCTCCCCCGCTCCTGGCCGGATTGGACCACACGCTCCGGCTACGCAGGATGGGTCGATCTCGCCCACGAGACCCCGTCGTGCGCCGCCATGCACCGCTCCTGCCCCGACGGCTCCCGGCGCTTCTTCCGGCGCGTTGACGCCAACTGCTACGACCCCGCCGTCCGCATCGCCGAGATGGACCGCCTCGCCGGCCCACTCTCCATGCAGGTCCTCTCCACCGTGCCGGTCATGTTTTCGTACTGGGCCAACCCCGAGCACGCCCTGGACCTCTCCCGCCTCCTGAACGACCACCTCGCCGGCATCTGCCGCGACCACCCCACCCGCTTCGCCGCCCTGGGCACCATCCCCCTCCAATCCCCCGACGCCGCCTGCCGCGAACTGGAGCGCTGCATCACCGACCTCGGCCTCCGCGGCGTCCAGATCGGAACCCACGTCGAGGCCTCCGACCGCACCGGCCTGGCCAACGACTGGAACCTCTCCGAACCCGCCCTCTTCCCCGTCTTCAAACTCGCCGCGGACCTCGGCGCCGCCGTCTTCGTCCACCCTTGGGACATGATGGGCTCCGCCCAGATGGACAAGTACTGGCTCCCGTGGCTGGTCGGCATGCCCGCCGAGGGCGCCCGCGCCATCGCCTCGGTCCTCTTTTCCGGCCTGCTCGATCGCCTCCCCACCCTCAGGATCTGCTTCGCCCACGGCGGAGGCTCGTTCCCCGGCACCGTCGGCCGGATCGGTCACGGCTTTGACTCCCGCCCCGACCTGTGCGCGATCGACACGACCACCCACCCCCGCGACTACCTCGCCAAGGTGCAAACCAACGGGACCATCACGCCCGCCCGCTTCTACGTGGATTCGCTGACCCACGACCCCGATGCGCTCCGCTCGCTGATCCGCCAGTTCTCCGCCGAGCGGATCGCCCTCGGCTCGGACTACCCATTCCCGCTCGGCGAGTCCGTCCCCGGCGCGATGATCCGCGCCATGACCGATCTCGACCCCAGCGTGCGCGACCAACTCCTGCACCGCACCGCGGCTGAGTTCCTCTCGCTGTAA
- a CDS encoding FKBP-type peptidyl-prolyl cis-trans isomerase, producing the protein MASDWIDLKRRGTIAGLRYGIEGMRVGGARRVTIPPHLGYGKTGAPAAGIPPGALLICDVELLELQWARPIPPKLKIARERRQQRKSEG; encoded by the coding sequence TTGGCCAGCGATTGGATCGATCTAAAGCGCCGTGGAACAATCGCCGGGCTCCGATACGGCATCGAAGGAATGCGGGTAGGCGGTGCTCGGCGTGTGACGATTCCGCCGCACCTCGGGTATGGCAAGACCGGTGCCCCAGCGGCTGGCATTCCGCCTGGTGCTCTGTTGATCTGCGATGTGGAGCTTCTCGAACTCCAGTGGGCTCGCCCAATCCCGCCGAAACTCAAGATTGCGAGGGAGCGAAGACAGCAGCGCAAGTCGGAGGGCTGA
- a CDS encoding SMI1/KNR4 family protein, whose amino-acid sequence MPGVFGDFDFAGFWEDSEYALEEYVGRPLDSESVRAVEHELGFKLPASYIEFMSFQNGGIPHRRNHRTTQRTMWAYDHIAISGLYSIGSDKGCSLCGQFGNKFWTDEWGYPLIGVYFADCPSAGHDMVCLDYSKCGPQGEPRVTHVDQEWDYRLVVIAKDFESFIRGLENNTAFE is encoded by the coding sequence ATGCCAGGCGTCTTTGGCGACTTCGACTTTGCCGGGTTCTGGGAGGACTCCGAGTACGCACTCGAGGAATACGTGGGCCGACCGCTCGACAGCGAATCGGTCCGTGCGGTGGAACATGAACTCGGCTTCAAGCTCCCGGCATCGTACATCGAGTTTATGAGCTTCCAGAATGGCGGGATTCCCCATCGGAGGAACCACCGCACAACGCAGCGGACAATGTGGGCGTACGACCACATCGCAATCAGTGGCCTGTACTCCATAGGGAGCGACAAGGGTTGTTCGCTCTGCGGCCAGTTCGGGAACAAGTTCTGGACCGACGAGTGGGGCTACCCACTGATCGGGGTGTATTTCGCTGACTGTCCATCGGCGGGTCACGACATGGTGTGTCTGGACTACAGCAAGTGCGGTCCCCAGGGCGAGCCACGCGTTACTCACGTCGACCAGGAATGGGACTACAGGCTCGTCGTCATCGCGAAGGATTTTGAGTCGTTCATCCGCGGGCTGGAGAATAACACCGCGTTCGAGTAG
- a CDS encoding DNA alkylation repair protein, which produces MTLQDAMSALEKAGSAQTRKTYARHGVADPMFGVSFATLKTLRKRIGVDQELAESLWDTGNFDARNLAAKIADPASISSRELDRWAATPIARNWAGYVGYLAAESPHARAKADKWLAASNESTRSAAWSLVGAMAMIDESTAESWFAERLAQIEKSIHSAPNAHRYLMNQALISIGCRSATLRKAALAAAKRIGTVDVDHGDTDCKTPDAAAYIEKCWAHSKAKGFEGPAAHERSREPMRLRC; this is translated from the coding sequence ATGACCCTCCAGGACGCGATGAGCGCCCTGGAGAAAGCCGGTTCGGCGCAGACTCGCAAGACTTACGCCCGGCACGGCGTCGCGGACCCCATGTTCGGCGTCAGTTTCGCCACCCTGAAGACCCTCCGCAAGCGGATCGGCGTGGACCAGGAACTGGCGGAGTCCCTGTGGGACACGGGGAACTTCGACGCCCGCAACCTCGCGGCCAAGATCGCCGACCCCGCGAGCATCTCCTCTCGTGAACTCGACCGCTGGGCCGCCACACCAATCGCCCGCAACTGGGCGGGCTACGTCGGATACCTGGCAGCCGAGAGTCCGCACGCCCGTGCCAAGGCCGACAAGTGGCTCGCCGCTTCGAACGAATCGACGCGATCCGCCGCCTGGTCTCTCGTCGGCGCGATGGCGATGATCGATGAATCGACCGCGGAGTCCTGGTTCGCGGAGCGCCTCGCGCAGATCGAGAAGAGCATCCACTCCGCGCCCAACGCGCACCGCTACCTCATGAATCAGGCGCTCATTTCCATCGGCTGCCGCAGCGCCACGCTTCGCAAGGCGGCACTGGCCGCCGCCAAACGGATCGGCACGGTCGATGTCGACCACGGCGACACAGACTGCAAAACCCCGGATGCCGCGGCGTACATCGAGAAATGCTGGGCACACTCGAAAGCCAAGGGCTTCGAGGGCCCCGCCGCCCACGAGCGTTCCCGCGAACCGATGCGGTTACGCTGCTAG